The following DNA comes from bacterium.
ACTTGGTGGAGAGGTTGGAAGACCCTGCGTGTGGCCTGAATACCGCGGGGGATGTGGATTGGGCCTGACTCTGGTCGATTTGTGCGAGGCGACCGTTCGAGGTGGACGCGGTGATTATGGCGTCCGACCCGCCGGAGCGGGCGACCGGGTTTTTTCCCGGTTGCGGCGGGCCCGCGAGGCCGACGTCTGAGGAGCTGCATGCGCTTGTTCCGGGACGCCGCCTTCCCCGCGAACAAGTTCGAGGCCCCCGTGGGCGACGGCCTGGTGGCGCGTCTGCGTGCCGCCCAGAACTCCATAGACCCCGCCGTGACCCGGGTCGTGGTGGACCTGGAGGCCGGCGTCTCGGGCTACACGGTGGGCGTCACCGGCGCGGCGCCCTCCTGGTCGGTCAACCTCACCTTCATCCCCGCCGGTGATGTCGTTGCGGTGGAGCCCGAGGCCCGGCTCATCGAGGAGGAAACCCTCGAGCCGCACGCACTCTCCGGAGAGGAGCCGCCCCCGGAGGAGACCCTCGTTTTCGCCGCCAGCCCCACCCCGGTGCGCGAATCCCCGTCCGAGAACGCCCGCCGGGTGAGCGAGGGACTGGCCGGGGAACAGGTCGAGGCCGTGGCCGAGCTGGGCGGCTGGCGCCTAGTCATCCTCACCGAGCAGGACGGCCTGGCCGGGTGGGTGCCCTCCTCCTCCATCGTCACCGAGGGGAAGGTGGAGCGCGACGACGGCACCGTGCGGGCGGTGCCCAATCCACGCACCCCTCCCCCCGGCACGCCGCAGACCCCCCAGCCGAACCAGGCCCCGCTGCGCACCGAGGCCAGCGAAGGTTCCGCCATCATCGCCCATCTATCCGCCGACACCTCTTTCCAGGCGTACCGCCGTCGCGAGGGCTGGTACTTCGTCCGGCTCGAGGACGGCCGCGCCGGGTGGGTCGCCGCGCGGTACGTCGAGCTCGAGACCGCCGGTCCCGGTGAGGCCTGGCGTCAAGCCGTCGTGGCCTCCGCCGAGAGCTATCTGGGCTCGCCCTACGTCTGGGGCGGCACCTCGAGCTCGGGCTTCGACTGCTCCGGCCTCGTGTGGCGCGTCTACAAGCAGAACAGTATAGAAGTTCCCCGCACCGCCGGTCCCCAGTACCGCGAGGGACGGCGCGTCACCCGCGGCGAGCTCATGCCCGGGGACCTGGTTTTCTTCTCCACCTACTCAGCCGGCCCCAGCCACGTCGGCATATACGCCGGGAACGACCGCTTCATCCAGGCCGACTCTTCCGACGGCGTCCGATACTCCGACCTGGACGGCGTGTACTGGCGTGACCACATCTACGGCTACTCCCGCTGGACGCCGTGAGCGAGATCGAACTCAGTCACCGCCACCCCATCCAACGCTTCTCCGGCTGGGCCGGCCTGGCCCTTATATGCGTCCTGGTAGGCGTCACATTCACCTACTTCGCCTACACCTACCGGTTCATCATCGGTCTGTTGGCCTCGGCGGCCCTGATAGCGCCCGTCGTGCTTTTTCTCGTCTTCGCCCACGAGAAGGCGAGGCTGTGGTGGGCGAGGATTATGGTCGCCCTCATGCCCCTCGGTCTTCTTTTCCGGTTAGGCAACGACGAGTTCTACATCACACCCGCGCTCTTCATGTTCCTCATCAACCTTTTCGTGATAGTTCTCGACAAGCTGCAGGGATACGAGGGGGAGAAGCCTAAACCCACGCCGCTCGCCAAGCCGCTGGGCATCTGGCTGTTCACGATCGTCTTCTCCACCGTCGTCAGCCGGTACGCCGTCCACGGGTTGCTCGATCTCATCCCCCTCCTTCTGGCCTCCACGGTCTACGTCTACGTCCGCCTCTACATCCGCGACGAGCGGGAGCTCGAGAGCCTGATAAAGGCTTTCACCGTGGGGGCCTGCTTCTCCCTCGGCTCGGGGTACTTCGAGCTTGCGAAGGGCGTGACCTACACGGCGGACCTGAGCCACGAGAGCCAGTCCGTAACGATGTACTCGGACGTGTTCCGGGTTGACGGGAGCTTCTACGGACCCAACTCCTTCGTCTACTTCAGCGCGTCCTGCGCCCTTTTGTACAGCGTCATGTTCTTCTACTGGCGGAACTGGCGCTGGAAGATATTCTCGCTCGTCCTGGCGATTTCAGGAGCGGTGCTCTCCATCTTCACCTACTCCCGAAGCGGCGTCGTCGGTTTGGCGGCGGGAATGGGATTTCTCATACTGGCGCTCGTGCCTCCCAAAAAGCGCAGGAAGCTCTACCTGATCCTCATCCCCCTCGCGCTGGCGGTGGCCGCCGGTGTCTTGATACCGGTAATGGGGGCCCAGTCCAGGGGGACGGGGCTCGTTGACCCCCAGGAGCTTCAGCAGTCGACGGTGACCGCGGACTCGGCGGGGCAGGTGGCGGACGTGATTTCTTCGCTTGCCAGGCCGATAATGTGGTACTGGTCGTTCGAGTTCTGGAAGACGAGCCCGATATGGGGCATCGGCCACTCGAACTTCGAGGGGTATTTCAATCTGGTGATGCCCGATATGTTCCGCATGTTCGGGTTTTACCCAAGGCACCCCCACAACATCTTCATCTATGCGCTTCTCTCGACGGGGCTCATCGGGCTCGGTTGTCTTATAGTCATCCTCGTCAAGCTGGTCAAGTTCACATTTTCAGGCATACGGCACCGGGGGACGTTCATCGGCTACCTATCCATCGCCCTCGCCAGCATCTGGCTTCTCACCTTCATCCAGGGGATGGTAGACGCGGTCTTCGTCCTCCCTCTGACCCTGCCGTTGGCCGGGTTCTTCTTCTTCTTCCTGGCGTCCTCCACCTTCGTGATGGACGCGGTGAAGGAGCGGCACGCCCGGGAGAAGATGGGCCCCAGCAGTCTGCCCGCGGATGGGTCCAGCCCTTCCGGGATGGATGAGCCATCCGGGTAAACCGCTTGACAACGCAGCCCGTCCCCTGCTAGCGTATCCACTACTTTTACGGCTTCGCCGTCGCAGGTACGCCGAGGGCGTTACTCTGTTTTGCTGGGGCATTACTCGGTTTGCCGGGGGCATAGCTCGGTTCGCCGGGGGCGCAGCTCGGTTCGCCGGGGGCATAGCTCGGTTCGCCGGGGGCGTAGCTC
Coding sequences within:
- a CDS encoding NlpC/P60 family protein, whose product is MRLFRDAAFPANKFEAPVGDGLVARLRAAQNSIDPAVTRVVVDLEAGVSGYTVGVTGAAPSWSVNLTFIPAGDVVAVEPEARLIEEETLEPHALSGEEPPPEETLVFAASPTPVRESPSENARRVSEGLAGEQVEAVAELGGWRLVILTEQDGLAGWVPSSSIVTEGKVERDDGTVRAVPNPRTPPPGTPQTPQPNQAPLRTEASEGSAIIAHLSADTSFQAYRRREGWYFVRLEDGRAGWVAARYVELETAGPGEAWRQAVVASAESYLGSPYVWGGTSSSGFDCSGLVWRVYKQNSIEVPRTAGPQYREGRRVTRGELMPGDLVFFSTYSAGPSHVGIYAGNDRFIQADSSDGVRYSDLDGVYWRDHIYGYSRWTP
- a CDS encoding O-antigen ligase family protein, whose product is MSEIELSHRHPIQRFSGWAGLALICVLVGVTFTYFAYTYRFIIGLLASAALIAPVVLFLVFAHEKARLWWARIMVALMPLGLLFRLGNDEFYITPALFMFLINLFVIVLDKLQGYEGEKPKPTPLAKPLGIWLFTIVFSTVVSRYAVHGLLDLIPLLLASTVYVYVRLYIRDERELESLIKAFTVGACFSLGSGYFELAKGVTYTADLSHESQSVTMYSDVFRVDGSFYGPNSFVYFSASCALLYSVMFFYWRNWRWKIFSLVLAISGAVLSIFTYSRSGVVGLAAGMGFLILALVPPKKRRKLYLILIPLALAVAAGVLIPVMGAQSRGTGLVDPQELQQSTVTADSAGQVADVISSLARPIMWYWSFEFWKTSPIWGIGHSNFEGYFNLVMPDMFRMFGFYPRHPHNIFIYALLSTGLIGLGCLIVILVKLVKFTFSGIRHRGTFIGYLSIALASIWLLTFIQGMVDAVFVLPLTLPLAGFFFFFLASSTFVMDAVKERHAREKMGPSSLPADGSSPSGMDEPSG